DNA from Candidatus Thermoplasmatota archaeon:
GTCGACTCTGACATCGTGGTCACGGTCACATCCGCACGCTCTCCGATCGTTCTTGATGAGTGGGTCAAGAACGGCACACACTTCTGCTGCATTGGAGCCGACGCTCCGGGCAAGCAGGAGATGGACCCGAAGATACTCAAGCGCGCACGCCTGGTGATAGACGACTGGGAGCAGGCGTGCCACTCCGGTGAGATCAACGTCCCGCTCTCCAAGGGCGAGATGACGAAGGATGATGTGGACGTGGAGATCGGGCACATAGTCGCAGGCCTGAAGCCTGGCAGGGAGAATGACGAGCAGATCACTGTCTTCTGCTCCACTGGACTCGCCATCCAGGACTGCCTGACGGCGAAGCTCGCCTACGACGCGGCCATCCAGCAGAAGATTGGCAGAGCGATGCAGATCGTTCTCTGAGCAAAACCACTTGACCAACCACTTTCCTTTCACTTTTCCTCGCACATTCTTTTTTAGCTTGCACGTGATGTCAGCCCGATGATCTGCCTAGGCATCGAGGGGACCGCCCACACCATAGGTGTCGGAATCGTGGACCAGGACTGCAAGGTCTTGGCCAACCTGACCAAGATGATCGACGGTTCCAAAGGAGGCATCCATCCGAGAGAGGCCGCGAACCATCATGCAGAGAACCTAGTACCGCTGATGCACGAGGCCGTTGCCAAGGCGGGCATCAAGTACGATGACATCGGGCTCGTCGCGTTCTCGCAAGGTCCAGGCCTGGGACCATGCCTCAGGACGGCCGCAACAGCGGCGAGGTCGTTGTCCCTGAGCCTGGGCGTTGACCTCATAGGAGTGAACCACTGCGTCGCTCATCTCGAGATCGGCAGGAAGGTCACAGGCTGCAAGGACCCTACGCTTCTCTACGCGTCAGGAGGGAACACACAGGTGATCGCCTATTCCGGCGGAAGGTACAGGGTGTTCGGGGAGACGCTCGATGTCGGCATCGGGAACATGATAGACAAGTTCGGCCGCGAGGTGGGACTTCCGTTCCCATCGGGGCCACAGCTCGAGAAGCTGGCGAAGGAGGGCAAGGAGCTCATCGAATTGCCGTACAGCGTTAAGGGCATGGATGTCGCATTCTCCGGAATACTGACGGCCGCGATCCAGCTCCGCAACCAGGGCAAGAGGCTCGAGGACCTCTGCTTCTCTCTCCAGGAGACATGCTTCGCCATGCTCGTCGAGGTGACGGAGAGGGCCATGGCCCATGTCGAGAAGGACGAAGTGCTGTTGGGAGGTGGCGTGGTCCAGAACAAGAGGCTTCAGGAGATGGTCAGGATCATGGCCGAGGAGCGCGGGGCGAAGATGTTCGTTCCTCCGGGCTCGTTGTGCGTCGACAACGGCGGGATGATCGCGTGGACCGGCCTGGTGATGCACAATGCCGGGGTGAGGACAAAGCTTGAGGACAGCGCGGTCAGGCAGAGGTTCAGGACCGACGAGGTCGACCTGCCTTGGATGATGACCTGAGACTACGGCATTATGCCAGAAGGTTCGATGAAATAAAGGGAAAACTCCTTGTCTCCGGAGATCTCCCTGGCCTCGGATTCCACTTGTCTCTTCATGTTCCCAGACGCGACTACCTTCTGGTCCAGCACCGCAATCCACTGGTTCGGGTAGTCTTGGATGAGCTCAAGGTAGTTCTGCTTCAGCCATAGGTCGTTCTTGACGTCCTCCGAGCCCTCCACGGGTTCCTCGTCGTCCACCATCTCAATCGCTCCCTAATGACGGATAGTCGCCACAAGAATACAATAAGGTATCCCCTCACGGCGCGTGAGGAGTCACCGG
Protein-coding regions in this window:
- a CDS encoding bifunctional N(6)-L-threonylcarbamoyladenine synthase/serine/threonine protein kinase — protein: MICLGIEGTAHTIGVGIVDQDCKVLANLTKMIDGSKGGIHPREAANHHAENLVPLMHEAVAKAGIKYDDIGLVAFSQGPGLGPCLRTAATAARSLSLSLGVDLIGVNHCVAHLEIGRKVTGCKDPTLLYASGGNTQVIAYSGGRYRVFGETLDVGIGNMIDKFGREVGLPFPSGPQLEKLAKEGKELIELPYSVKGMDVAFSGILTAAIQLRNQGKRLEDLCFSLQETCFAMLVEVTERAMAHVEKDEVLLGGGVVQNKRLQEMVRIMAEERGAKMFVPPGSLCVDNGGMIAWTGLVMHNAGVRTKLEDSAVRQRFRTDEVDLPWMMT